AACATACGGCAGTTATTAGTTGGCCCCTTTTAGCTGATACCACCTTAGCCACACACTTTTTACGTTTGGATGAGAAAACCTTTGGCAATTTGTTAGGTACAGTCGACAGACCAGTTTCATCCATATTAAAATCACGATGAGGTCCTACTTTGGTCTTCTTGTAACATTGTGctaaattgttaaaaacacATTGACGTTGCACCTTATTAAACTCCATAGCCCGagctaaactaaatttttctGGGTTCCATAAAGATAGTCCAATGTCtcaatgcaatttttttttcgcgGTTAAACCTATGCTCAATCCCATTTAATTCAGCATATTGATATACCAAGGACATAACATCTTTCATTCTTAATCCATTACATCTGTTATCAAGTTCTCTAACGTGGTTTGCTAATTCCAACTCCATTTCCTTGGTAAAGACCGGAGCAAATCTTCCTAAGGTAGTAGGAATAGTACCCTGTAAAATAGGTATATAACTATCATGCTTAGTTAAAAACAACGAGTTGTTAACTTGCTGCTTTTAACCTTTTTCTTAAAGTAGATTCGTTAACACCCAATGACCGTGCCACAGAACGCTTGCTTTCTCCTCTTTCAATTCGTGTTCTGGCTTCGTTcaataaatcttcattaaatttcaattGTCGATCAGTTTTTCGTCGGTATTTTCCCatctttttgttaataatataaagttaaaattattgttaacttACAGAATCTAAGAGTACGCAGAATGGTAAAGAGTGCATACTCTTTGGGTGTGTACTCTTTAACATCCATACATGAGTGGcctttttgtgttttatataTAGTGTTTACttgtttatcatttatatttacaacaatCTGAAGAAAGACCAAAAGCAGAATCAAAACCCGAAGCTGAACCTGAACCAGATCTACAACGAGAACAATTCCCAAGAAGAAAAACCAAGACCTGAACTAACAATTCTCAAACAGAATCTAAAGAAAAACCAGAATACAAAACTGAAAAACCTAGCAAATAAAGCATCATGTCCGGAAAGGAAGTTCTAGAAACTtcgaaaaacaaatcaaatcAAATGAAACGAACACatcaatttatattattacgcTTTTGGCGGCATATCCCATCTTATATTCTACTTCTAACATGTTTTTTCCTGTTACAACTAAATCAAAATCATCTGAGGAACTCTGTTATACCGAAGAGGAGAGTTTTCTTTATCCAAAACTCCTTGCACTCTTTTTATTGCTTTTATGAACTTCCCTAAAACTGCATTGATCGTTACTAAACACTCCTTTATCCTCTATTTCGTTATTCAACTTGTTCCTGGTCAAGATCTCCATTAATTTTGCAATCGCCACTTCCAACTAAACTGAACAATAACTGAGTTTTCATCAACAATTGAGTTTCTTCCAACTTAGGTTGTAGGTTTTTCAGGAGGCTTCAAAATCTCCACTTTGTGATATACAGGGGATTTATTGCTAAGGacaaataataactaatagatgaaaaaaattgtagtaaaagttttttattttcctagATTTTCGATATAATCGGCGATATCTAGATAATGTGTTTCCTGGAAGATGGATAGGTCGTGATGGTCCAATTGCCTGGCCACAGTGATCGCCCGTCCTCAATCCTTTTGAGTTACACCTTTCGGGTCACTTAAAGAGCAGAGTGTACGCCACGGAAGTTAATACTCagcaaatattgcaaaatcagATACTTGTTGCTGCCTAGACAATCCGCCAACACCCTGGTTTAGGCCGCGCTAGTATGGGATCTTGGATTCGGGGAACCCAATTGATAGAAAATATGGGAAATAACTTCGAACACTTGctgtgatgttattttaaaatgttctatgtattcttgatttgaaagtaaatatcacggatatctatgaaacagaaaatcttttactactaATTTTTCGCCTATTAGTCATCATTCGTCATGAGGAGTAAATACCCAAGTTTATGCgtggttgagaatcaccctgtataaaggAAGGTCAACAAATATATGAATTCCACATTCATGTTCTAAATTGcttagtcaaaaaaaaattcttgacaacaaagaaaatgcTTACTTATTAAGGCTATGAATGcataatacattttaaatgaagGTAAAATCTGCGCAGTAGCTCAACAAGTaggtacatttttttatatgtagcactaatagataataaatttaatataagcTATTAAACATTGTTGAAAAACTTATCATTGCGATAACAACTTCTAATTTAGAATCCTTATTTATCTAAATAGTAATATAATAGattgataataaatttgaattgcgTATAACatgatcaattaaaattaatcttagATAACTAATTCtaggaattaataaattttcttacttCAACACATGTTATAACTTTCCATTCTTACAAAgatgttttaagaaaatatagtTTTATATGTTAGGACTAACATAACAATGCATTTGATAAGAAACAATAGATTATAACATCTATTAAACAATTTGCATACGTAATAAAGACCACAACTTACgttaatctaattttttataagaaaaatgattACCATTGTtgctaaataaaaatgtataatgaGGCAGTATATAAACCAGCATCTACAAATGTTCTCCCGTCTTCATGCAATGTTCATTCAAACATTCATAAACATGAAATGTaagtattaaagaaaaataaaaattaaattttaattctaatacaTCTTTCAGCGAccgtttttattttctccatACTCATGGTATTCTTGAGTTCAAGTTTCGCCGATCCCGTAGGAACTTGTTCTTCGGATATGGACTCAAAAGAAGTAGACTTTCTTGTAGACTCAGAAGATTGCTCCGTATTCTATAAATGCAATTGGGGAGAACCTGTACAATACCGATGCAATGAAGGTTTACATTTCAACAAAGAAACAGGTGGTTGTGATTGGCCTGAAATTGCTGGATGTAATGGAAatgataatgaaaataatacagAAGAAGATTTAAGTAATGAAATAGAATCTAATGAAGTAGAATCGAATGAAACAGAACCATCAGAAAATAAATGCCCTAATGATCAATGTCCAGCAGAAAACGGTGAATTTCCCGAAATTTTCTCTCACCCAGAAGATTGTGATAAATTCTGTAAATGCGATAGAGGAATAGCTTACGATAAATCGTGTCCACCTGGGCTTCATTTTAACAAAGAATTGCAAGTTTGTGATTGGCCAGAAAATGCTAAATGTGAAAATGATGATTCTATTGATAGTGGAAGTGGGGAACCTGACTCTCCAGAAATCAATGACGGAGTGTGTTCAGATGAACCATGTCAAGAAGTAAACGGCAAATTCCCGGTTTTCTTCGCCCATCCGGAAACATGTGAAAAATATTGCGTTTGCGATTGGGGTAAAGCCTATGACATGAGTTGTCCAAGTGGACTCCATTTCAGTCTCGACGATAATGTTTGTGTTGAACCAGAAAATGCTCGATGTAAATAAGTTGTATGAAatgttataataaagaaaactaagtaataaatgaGTCATGCTCATAAATATTTGTGGCTCAATTATACCCCTTATCTTTTAATGCACTTTAATAccccaataaatttttgaatttcttaaaaatatttaaactttatatgCAACAAAGCAGTCGGTCATTGTTCATAgaatttactttttaataaatcaaattttatttttatgataagatAGTAATGTTACAATTAGaccataaataatattatttgaaacgttaaattaaagttcagaGAATAGGTTTTATATTGTACttgtacattttaaaaaacacactGTGACCTATGCCACTATCATTTCTTAATAACCATTTGTACCGCagtaataatacaataaacgCAGTTTatagattaataaataaattaatataatcaaCTTTGATAAAGAATATTCGActatataaattaatagtttCGGGAGAAAATCGCCGTAAGTGTCTTGGATTAACGCTAGATACCAGGTAGATCCAAGCTAAATATGAAAGGTAAGTGtattttctacattttttaataccgattgatattttcttttatttggtTCAAGTTGTGCTCTTAACGTGCGTGGTAATTTTGGCTGCGTTACACATGGTTCGTGCTGAACCAGTTGGAAAATGTCCCGGAAAGAACCAGAAAGCAGTTTACTTTCTTGTCGATTCCAATGACTGCAAGATTTTTTACAAATGTTCTTGGGGAACACCGATAATATTCTATTGTCCCGGTGGATTACATTTCAACAAAGATTTGAACATTTGTGATTGGCCACATCAAGCTGGATGTGAAGGAGGTAATAACGGAGGAAGCAACGAAGATGTTGGAGGAGGTTCAAACTCTAGTTCAAGTGAAGAATCCGTAGAAACTCCAGGACCTGAACCTGAACCAGAACCAGAAGTTCCAAGCGAAGAAAGCAAAAGCTCTGAAAGCAATTCCGAAGAATCATCTGCAGAAACACCAAAACCTGAACCAGAGCCGGAACCAGAACCCGAACCTGAAAATCCCAGCGAGGAAAGTAAGAGTTCTGAAAGCAATTCCCAAGAATTATCTGAAGAAAAACCAGAACCTGAGCCAGAACCAGAACCCGAACCGGAAAGACCCAGCGAAGAAAGCAAAAGCTCTGAAAGCAATTCCGAAGAATCATCTACAGAAACACCAAAACCTGAACCAGAGCCGGAACCAGAACCTGAACCTGAAAATCCCAGCGAAGAAAGTAAGAGCTCTGAAAGCAATTCCCAAGAATCATCTGCAGAAACACCAAAACCTGAACCAGAACCGGAACCAGAACCCGAACCTGAAAATCCCAGCGAAGAAAGTAAGAGCTCTGAAAGCAATTCCCAGGAATCATCTGCAGAAACACCAAAACCTGAACCAGAGCCGGAACCAGAACCCGAACCTGAAAATCCCAGCGAAGAAAGTAAGAGTTCTGAAAGCAATTCCCAAGAATCATCTGAAGAAAAACCAGAACCTGAGCCAGAACCAGAACCCGAACCTGAAAGACCTAGCGAAGAAAGCAAAAGCTCTGAAAGCAATTCCGAAGAATCATCTGCAGAAACACCAAAACCTGAGCCAGAGCCGGAACCAGAACCCGAACCTGAAAATCCCAGCGAAGAAAGTAAGAGTTCTGAAAGCAATTCCCAAGAATCATCTGAAGAAAAACCAGAACCTGAGCCAGAACCAGAACCCGAACCGGAAAGACCTAGCGAAGAAAGCAAAAG
This genomic stretch from Onthophagus taurus isolate NC chromosome 7, IU_Otau_3.0, whole genome shotgun sequence harbors:
- the LOC111428694 gene encoding protein obstructor-E-like yields the protein MRQYINQHLQMFSRLHAMFIQTFINMKSTVFIFSILMVFLSSSFADPVGTCSSDMDSKEVDFLVDSEDCSVFYKCNWGEPVQYRCNEGLHFNKETGGCDWPEIAGCNGNDNENNTEEDLSNEIESNEVESNETEPSENKCPNDQCPAENGEFPEIFSHPEDCDKFCKCDRGIAYDKSCPPGLHFNKELQVCDWPENAKCENDDSIDSGSGEPDSPEINDGVCSDEPCQEVNGKFPVFFAHPETCEKYCVCDWGKAYDMSCPSGLHFSLDDNVCVEPENARCK